A genome region from Aestuariivirga litoralis includes the following:
- a CDS encoding phage regulatory CII family protein has translation MKKKITPRQFGAETYFEIKGACRELVRAAGGAVHCASMTRTNQNRLSEAISPQFIERFMKVDQVADLEAECGDPIVTRHLAAMAGYDLTPRATATTQKAVLTEFAEMVSAVGAVEQNFALSFAEGKLDAGHAAQLAEAGERALKELHDLIATAKAAASGSGKLRVAQ, from the coding sequence ATGAAAAAGAAAATCACACCGCGTCAATTCGGTGCTGAAACCTATTTCGAAATCAAAGGCGCATGCCGTGAACTGGTGCGCGCAGCGGGTGGGGCTGTGCATTGCGCCTCAATGACCCGCACCAACCAGAACCGTCTGTCGGAAGCAATCTCACCTCAATTTATCGAGCGCTTCATGAAAGTGGATCAGGTGGCGGACCTTGAAGCCGAATGCGGCGATCCGATCGTCACGCGCCATCTGGCCGCCATGGCGGGCTATGACCTCACGCCCCGCGCCACCGCCACCACGCAGAAAGCCGTGCTGACCGAATTTGCCGAAATGGTGAGTGCGGTGGGTGCTGTGGAACAGAATTTTGCGCTGTCCTTTGCCGAAGGCAAGCTCGATGCCGGCCATGCCGCGCAGCTGGCCGAAGCGGGTGAGCGCGCGCTGAAGGAACTGCATGATCTCATCGCCACCGCCAAGGCCGCCGCATCCGGCAGCGGAAAGCTGCGGGTGGCGCAATGA
- a CDS encoding phage Gp37/Gp68 family protein, whose translation MGDKSGIEWTDATWNPIVGCSIVSPGCTNCYAMRMAYRLDAIAQDHGKPAAGIYHYLGTTQQSRGGPVWTGKLAIAPDKIFNQPLRWKKPRRVFVNSMGDLFHEFVPDEAIDRVFAIMALCPQHTFQVLTKRSKRMREYMAGDWSVRVYGALDGKPGSGAACGWLAGGKPLRNVWLGVSAEDQTRADERIPDLLATPAAKRFVSAEPLLGPINFQNICPEDTQFGSLTGEGWSCGNTEDCRISHPKLDWIICGGESGPGFRPMPIAWAENIMRQCKAAGTAFFFKQDSGARSGQRGIASDALWASKEFPA comes from the coding sequence ATGGGCGACAAATCCGGCATTGAATGGACTGATGCGACGTGGAACCCGATCGTGGGTTGCTCGATCGTCTCCCCCGGCTGCACCAATTGTTATGCGATGAGGATGGCCTATAGGCTGGATGCCATCGCGCAAGATCATGGTAAGCCGGCTGCAGGTATCTATCACTATTTAGGCACCACACAGCAGTCGCGCGGCGGCCCGGTCTGGACTGGAAAACTGGCGATCGCCCCAGACAAGATATTCAATCAGCCTCTCCGCTGGAAGAAGCCCCGCCGCGTTTTCGTGAATTCGATGGGCGACCTGTTCCACGAATTCGTGCCCGACGAAGCGATCGACCGCGTGTTCGCCATCATGGCCCTGTGCCCGCAGCACACCTTCCAGGTGCTGACTAAGCGATCGAAGCGGATGCGGGAATATATGGCAGGCGATTGGTCTGTTCGCGTCTATGGCGCGCTCGATGGCAAGCCCGGCAGTGGTGCTGCCTGCGGCTGGTTGGCCGGTGGGAAGCCTCTCCGGAACGTCTGGCTGGGCGTGTCTGCTGAAGACCAAACCCGCGCCGACGAGCGCATCCCCGATCTGCTGGCCACGCCCGCCGCCAAGCGCTTCGTGAGTGCCGAGCCGCTGCTGGGGCCAATCAATTTTCAGAATATTTGCCCGGAAGACACACAATTCGGCAGTTTGACCGGCGAAGGCTGGTCCTGCGGAAACACGGAGGATTGCCGTATCTCGCACCCGAAATTGGATTGGATCATCTGCGGCGGGGAGAGCGGCCCCGGCTTCCGTCCGATGCCGATCGCCTGGGCCGAAAACATCATGCGCCAGTGCAAGGCTGCCGGTACGGCGTTCTTCTTCAAACAGGACAGCGGCGCGCGATCCGGCCAGCGCGGTATCGCCAGCGACGCCCTCTGGGCCAGCAAGGAGTTTCCGGCATGA
- a CDS encoding tyrosine-type recombinase/integrase, translated as MPRKAKQARYWFRRRAGRPTKLVILDHGREYETGLGECGDREAEAALAQYLAGKHIANTQERDQAKIEVGEVLVLYLEQHAPETRSAPQIAAHAKALLPFWRNRKLNEVKASTCKDYARERSRAVSLSTVRRELVTLQAAINYWHAESPLISVPVVTKPQESRRRIRYLRRSEAAALLWACRRLSRRVRIGGQGAEIIYDYSHVARFILIGIYTGTRHGAINGLRWYDSEDSGHIDVAAKRIFRRGSAEDESNKLRPTSRLPNRLLAHCERWCRQDLGRGPQAAIIRWNGKRMVKQERAWELVRIEAKLGADVTPHTLRHTCVTWALQAGMEPWDVAGLTGMSLKTLEATYGHQDADFQQAAARAFMGVSWAKTGTD; from the coding sequence ATGCCGCGCAAAGCAAAACAGGCCAGATACTGGTTCCGCCGCCGGGCCGGCCGCCCCACCAAGCTTGTCATACTCGACCATGGACGAGAATACGAAACTGGCCTTGGAGAATGCGGCGATCGCGAAGCTGAGGCAGCGCTCGCGCAATACCTCGCCGGCAAGCACATTGCCAACACGCAGGAACGTGACCAGGCCAAGATTGAAGTTGGTGAAGTCCTAGTCCTCTATCTCGAACAGCACGCGCCGGAAACCCGCAGCGCGCCGCAGATTGCTGCCCACGCCAAGGCCTTGTTGCCGTTCTGGCGCAACCGGAAACTGAATGAGGTGAAGGCCTCGACCTGCAAAGACTATGCGCGCGAGCGAAGCCGTGCGGTCAGCCTCTCCACCGTGCGGCGCGAGCTGGTCACGCTGCAGGCGGCGATCAATTACTGGCACGCCGAAAGCCCCCTGATCTCGGTGCCCGTGGTGACGAAGCCGCAGGAATCGCGCCGCCGCATCCGCTATCTGCGCCGCAGCGAGGCGGCAGCACTTCTGTGGGCCTGCCGGCGTCTTTCGCGGCGGGTGCGGATCGGCGGGCAAGGGGCCGAGATCATCTATGACTACAGCCATGTGGCGCGCTTCATCCTGATCGGGATCTATACCGGCACCCGCCACGGCGCGATCAACGGCCTGCGCTGGTATGATTCCGAAGACAGCGGGCACATCGACGTGGCGGCCAAGCGCATCTTTCGGCGCGGTTCGGCCGAGGATGAATCGAACAAGCTGCGGCCCACTTCGCGCTTGCCCAACCGGCTGCTGGCGCATTGCGAGCGCTGGTGCCGGCAGGATCTGGGCCGGGGCCCGCAGGCCGCCATCATCCGCTGGAACGGCAAGCGCATGGTGAAGCAGGAACGCGCCTGGGAACTGGTGCGCATCGAGGCCAAGCTTGGCGCTGATGTCACGCCGCACACGCTGCGCCACACCTGCGTCACCTGGGCGCTGCAGGCGGGCATGGAACCATGGGACGTGGCCGGCCTGACCGGCATGTCGCTGAAGACGCTGGAAGCGACCTATGGCCACCAGGATGCCGACTTCCAGCAGGCCGCCGCCCGCGCATTCATGGGCGTTTCATGGGCAAAAACTGGAACAGATTAA
- the cpdR gene encoding cell cycle two-component system response regulator CpdR has translation MVKILLAEDDDDLRRFLVKALEKAGHRVTSFAEGASAYEEVKHKNFDLLLTDIVMPEMDGIELARRASELDPSMKIMFITGFAAVALNPDSQAPKDAKVLSKPFHLRDLVDEVNRLMAA, from the coding sequence ATGGTGAAAATCTTACTGGCCGAAGATGATGATGATCTGCGCCGCTTTCTGGTGAAAGCGCTGGAGAAGGCTGGCCATCGCGTCACATCCTTTGCCGAGGGTGCTTCGGCCTATGAAGAGGTCAAGCACAAGAATTTCGACCTGCTGCTCACTGATATTGTGATGCCGGAAATGGACGGAATTGAGTTGGCCAGGCGCGCCTCCGAGCTTGATCCTTCCATGAAGATCATGTTCATCACCGGCTTTGCCGCCGTGGCGCTGAACCCGGATTCGCAGGCGCCGAAAGACGCCAAGGTTCTTTCCAAACCCTTCCATCTGCGTGACCTGGTGGATGAAGTGAACCGGCTGATGGCGGCCTGA
- a CDS encoding helix-turn-helix domain-containing protein — protein MTELHPLRPDVCQIGKFKSMHFCQMDSGKLRQIGKVIDMSAENNIREIRDSRKLTLEVLAERTGLSVGYLSRLEKGARNLSLKNMQLIADSMQVQPHELLPLQTSHHRIPLVGEVQAGKWRATDEPWEDPEVFDIPLPEPYKGLRPFALRVLGPSMNSIYPEGSILICCHVEELQEDPIPGKRYIIEDCDEADGIETTVKEFVVDAEGRPWAWPRSTHPEFQSPMPLDIGRPGHTIRIKARVIFSLKGE, from the coding sequence ATGACTGAGCTGCATCCATTACGGCCCGATGTTTGCCAAATAGGCAAATTCAAGTCAATGCATTTTTGCCAAATGGACTCTGGAAAACTTCGCCAAATAGGCAAAGTTATTGATATGTCCGCTGAAAACAACATTCGAGAGATTCGCGACAGCCGTAAGCTGACGCTTGAAGTTTTGGCCGAACGCACTGGTCTGTCGGTGGGCTATCTGTCCCGGCTGGAAAAAGGCGCGCGCAATCTTTCTCTCAAAAACATGCAACTCATCGCCGATTCGATGCAGGTGCAACCTCACGAACTTTTGCCATTGCAAACCAGTCACCATCGCATCCCCCTGGTAGGGGAAGTCCAAGCTGGGAAGTGGCGTGCTACAGATGAGCCTTGGGAAGATCCGGAGGTTTTCGACATTCCTTTGCCTGAGCCATATAAGGGACTGCGGCCATTCGCATTGCGTGTCCTTGGTCCGTCGATGAACTCGATCTATCCCGAAGGTTCAATCCTGATTTGCTGCCATGTTGAAGAGTTGCAGGAAGACCCTATCCCCGGCAAACGATACATCATTGAAGACTGTGACGAGGCCGACGGAATCGAAACCACTGTAAAGGAATTCGTGGTCGATGCAGAGGGGCGTCCATGGGCTTGGCCACGCTCCACACATCCTGAATTCCAAAGCCCAATGCCCTTGGATATAGGCCGTCCGGGCCACACTATACGCATAAAGGCGAGGGTGATCTTCTCGCTGAAAGGCGAGTAG
- a CDS encoding ParB/RepB/Spo0J family partition protein, with protein MKTLNDKAFITREALVTNPEINPRHKKSGVEDLKARIARNGFISQIWLRKVKNKYEIIDGSRRVQAVDELSSAGVPSIDEFPARVFECTVAEAQELALAANVAREGLHPADEAEAFYKLKLAGIDVPEIAVIFAKEEKLVKQRIAIGSLHPKILEALRAGDINLETAQAFTVTPSQERQLKIFKGEQRNLNAWNIRRALTEKAISGNDGRVNYITLAAYEAAGGKITTDLFSNGAWLDSEKLLQKLVDEKLEADVKAYKDEGWSFVTVIAADSTDNIWNFSSEPPRGKRKLGKDEEKRLAAAEKELKAIDKKIDGNDESNHDDLVEKAQALETEIATLQASPYTANQKAELGIVISVKGQDCETKFGVLKPGKKKPAVVASKSSKGGAAAEAAEIENLAYSETVNQLLAIAAHHATKLAMVQHKPIMAARLALAHRTHDAMEGWDSSFREVGERTSAGEKYEQLRTEFLAKHFQLDPKGKKHPMQPAGILVVLETMQPEDIATLQAFLAADDFELDSLSNVDAHSVFSAIDPPIGGEGFGIGADFIGRLNRAQIEAIAHEIAPQGKFVKGKRGEMAMALLPMVESSGWLPQPLRTPSYQGPGSASWAEKIAEAAMPEKELEAA; from the coding sequence ATGAAAACGCTGAACGACAAAGCCTTCATCACCCGCGAAGCGCTGGTGACCAACCCGGAGATCAACCCGCGCCACAAGAAAAGCGGCGTCGAAGACCTCAAGGCCCGCATCGCCCGCAACGGCTTCATCAGCCAGATCTGGCTGCGCAAGGTGAAGAACAAGTATGAGATCATCGATGGCTCGCGCCGCGTGCAGGCCGTGGATGAGCTGTCCTCTGCCGGCGTGCCCTCGATCGACGAATTCCCCGCCCGCGTGTTCGAATGCACGGTGGCCGAAGCCCAGGAACTGGCCCTGGCCGCCAATGTCGCGCGCGAAGGCCTGCATCCCGCCGATGAAGCGGAAGCGTTCTACAAGCTCAAGCTGGCCGGCATCGACGTGCCGGAAATCGCTGTCATTTTCGCCAAGGAAGAAAAGCTGGTGAAGCAGCGCATCGCCATTGGCTCACTGCATCCGAAGATCCTCGAAGCCCTGCGTGCCGGCGACATCAATCTGGAAACGGCCCAGGCCTTCACGGTGACGCCTTCGCAGGAACGCCAGTTGAAGATTTTCAAAGGCGAGCAGCGCAACCTCAATGCCTGGAACATCAGGCGCGCGCTGACGGAAAAGGCCATCAGCGGCAATGACGGGCGCGTAAACTATATCACGCTGGCAGCCTATGAAGCGGCCGGCGGCAAGATCACCACGGATCTGTTTAGCAACGGCGCATGGCTCGACAGCGAAAAGCTGCTGCAGAAACTGGTCGATGAGAAGCTGGAAGCTGACGTGAAGGCCTACAAGGACGAGGGCTGGTCATTCGTCACCGTGATTGCGGCCGACAGCACAGATAACATCTGGAATTTTTCCAGCGAGCCCCCACGCGGAAAGCGGAAGCTCGGCAAGGATGAAGAAAAGCGCCTGGCCGCTGCCGAGAAAGAACTGAAGGCGATCGACAAGAAGATCGATGGCAACGACGAGTCCAACCACGACGATCTGGTCGAGAAGGCACAAGCGCTCGAAACTGAAATCGCCACGCTGCAGGCCAGCCCCTACACGGCCAACCAGAAGGCCGAGCTCGGCATAGTCATTTCCGTGAAGGGACAGGATTGCGAGACCAAGTTTGGCGTGCTTAAGCCGGGCAAGAAGAAGCCCGCCGTGGTGGCCTCGAAGAGCAGCAAAGGCGGCGCAGCAGCTGAGGCTGCTGAGATTGAGAACCTTGCCTATTCCGAAACCGTCAACCAGCTGCTGGCAATCGCTGCGCATCACGCCACCAAACTGGCCATGGTGCAGCACAAGCCCATCATGGCGGCACGATTGGCACTCGCGCATCGCACCCATGACGCGATGGAAGGCTGGGACAGCTCATTCCGTGAGGTGGGCGAGCGGACATCTGCCGGCGAGAAGTATGAGCAGCTGCGCACGGAATTCCTGGCCAAGCATTTTCAGCTTGACCCGAAAGGCAAAAAACACCCGATGCAGCCTGCCGGCATTCTGGTGGTGTTGGAAACGATGCAGCCCGAAGACATCGCCACATTGCAGGCCTTCCTCGCGGCCGATGACTTCGAGCTCGACAGCCTCTCCAATGTCGATGCGCATTCTGTCTTCAGTGCGATCGACCCGCCGATCGGCGGTGAGGGCTTTGGCATCGGCGCGGATTTCATCGGCCGGTTGAACCGTGCACAGATCGAAGCCATCGCCCATGAGATTGCGCCGCAAGGAAAATTTGTCAAAGGCAAGCGCGGCGAAATGGCGATGGCGCTTTTGCCGATGGTGGAGTCTTCGGGCTGGTTGCCCCAGCCCCTGCGCACGCCCAGCTATCAAGGCCCCGGCAGCGCCAGTTGGGCCGAGAAGATCGCCGAAGCCGCCATGCCGGAAAAAGAACTGGAGGCTGCGTGA
- a CDS encoding phage/plasmid primase, P4 family yields MSDENEKPSPEQEIKAAIADAEVLSDGKAVPPPPEPDLEAEDPGEVGTDDDIDWDVLRACAVEPQNDIGNARRFIKRHGRDVLHVQNVAYFAWDEKRWAEDIDLRRIKPFQHRTSELIGFESLVMEFFPDEKVKVELAEAAVAALREAELRLMALDDDAETKATAKESRRREIKSEIEDLKDQISEGRKAKAALSSRRAKRRGFSISAGNAGKLAGMLGEATSYLSKPIAELDQNALALNVANGTLHFVKADKGTRYEVKCTEHRRENYMTKLAEVDFDADAWCPQFNTFLATILPKDEIRNFVQRYFGYCLTALTREQVFVLFHGEGRNGKSTLVDVVAKILSDYSTTVPIATLVNDNKAGKGSEATPDLARLPGARLVRSAEPREGMSFDESLIKGLTSGEPLAVRRLNQDFIDIYPTFKLVISANRKPTIKGNDDGIWRRVLLVPFDVQIDEDKADKELAEKLWAERSGILNWLIEGCCHYLEMGGLHAPDEVKAATKEYREESDVVGGFVRAALNVTKDTADEIEAGRLYASYVAFCQRQGTTPFAGTTFNRRMPKAASQFGFTKLKSSISVYVGVKFNEGFDPSHRHPRTPEEDFR; encoded by the coding sequence GTGAGCGACGAGAACGAGAAGCCATCGCCGGAACAGGAGATCAAGGCCGCCATCGCCGATGCCGAAGTGCTGAGCGATGGCAAAGCCGTGCCTCCCCCGCCCGAGCCAGATCTCGAAGCCGAGGATCCGGGCGAAGTCGGAACGGATGATGACATTGACTGGGACGTCCTGCGCGCATGCGCGGTTGAACCGCAGAATGATATCGGCAATGCACGCCGCTTCATCAAGCGCCACGGCCGTGATGTGCTGCACGTGCAGAACGTGGCCTATTTCGCCTGGGATGAAAAACGCTGGGCCGAGGATATCGATCTCAGGCGCATCAAGCCATTCCAGCATCGCACGTCGGAGCTCATCGGTTTTGAATCTCTGGTGATGGAATTTTTCCCCGACGAGAAGGTGAAGGTTGAATTGGCCGAAGCCGCGGTGGCGGCGTTGCGCGAGGCTGAACTGCGCCTGATGGCCCTGGATGATGATGCAGAAACCAAGGCCACCGCCAAGGAAAGCCGGCGTCGGGAAATCAAATCCGAAATCGAAGACCTGAAGGACCAGATCAGCGAAGGCCGCAAGGCCAAGGCGGCACTTTCGTCGCGCCGTGCTAAGCGTCGGGGGTTTTCCATTTCGGCCGGTAATGCCGGCAAGCTGGCCGGCATGCTGGGCGAGGCCACGTCCTATCTTTCAAAGCCGATCGCCGAGCTCGACCAGAATGCGCTGGCGCTCAACGTGGCCAATGGCACGTTGCATTTTGTGAAAGCGGACAAGGGCACGCGATATGAAGTGAAATGTACCGAGCACCGGCGCGAAAACTACATGACCAAGCTGGCCGAGGTGGACTTCGATGCCGATGCATGGTGTCCGCAATTCAATACCTTCCTCGCCACCATCCTGCCGAAGGACGAGATCCGAAATTTCGTGCAGCGCTATTTCGGCTACTGCCTCACGGCCCTGACGCGCGAACAGGTCTTCGTGCTGTTTCACGGCGAGGGCCGCAACGGCAAATCCACACTCGTCGATGTGGTGGCCAAGATTCTCAGCGACTATTCGACCACCGTGCCGATTGCCACGCTGGTCAATGACAACAAGGCCGGCAAAGGAAGTGAAGCCACGCCGGATCTGGCGCGTCTGCCGGGTGCGCGCCTGGTGCGCTCAGCCGAGCCGCGCGAAGGCATGAGCTTCGATGAAAGCCTGATCAAGGGGCTGACCTCGGGTGAACCATTGGCCGTGCGCCGTCTCAACCAGGACTTCATCGATATCTATCCGACCTTCAAGCTGGTGATCTCGGCCAACCGCAAGCCCACGATCAAGGGCAATGACGATGGCATCTGGCGGCGGGTGCTGCTGGTGCCATTTGATGTGCAGATCGACGAGGACAAGGCCGACAAGGAACTGGCCGAGAAGCTGTGGGCGGAACGCTCCGGCATCCTGAACTGGCTGATCGAAGGCTGCTGCCACTATCTCGAAATGGGCGGCCTGCATGCGCCCGACGAGGTGAAGGCGGCCACCAAGGAGTACCGCGAGGAAAGCGATGTCGTGGGCGGTTTCGTGCGCGCGGCGCTGAACGTGACCAAGGACACGGCCGATGAGATCGAGGCCGGCAGGCTCTATGCGTCCTATGTCGCCTTCTGCCAGCGCCAGGGCACCACGCCCTTTGCCGGCACGACCTTCAACCGGCGCATGCCCAAGGCGGCCTCGCAATTCGGCTTCACCAAGCTGAAGTCCTCGATCTCGGTCTATGTCGGCGTGAAATTCAACGAGGGCTTTGACCCGTCGCACCGCCATCCCCGCACCCCTGAGGAGGATTTCCGATGA
- a CDS encoding DUF7146 domain-containing protein, translated as MRQDPAMEDWVNEARRADIWAALCHISPGHSAKLRGQRAVGPCPACGGTDRFSVDRKKGLFFCRRSAKGGDVIAMVEYLTGADFLGACETINGTKPPRGESGRKVDSELLAQREQLRAREAETRAREDNEFRTREIARAHAIWKGGAALPGSIAESYLRFRGVQPAIGAKIRSYEKLPYWHCLSGEWRVIHEGPAMVGAIQGPDGRFAGCHITYIDGSFTSPSGKAQIVQPQTGEILDAKKVRGSPKGGHIHLGGPEAPREIYIGEGIETVYSVRQALRGEDLGATAFWSSINLGNIGGRAEDRLVHPTRTRVDKNGRVSRVKVPGIIPACEERLLLPPVSADAVVILGDGDSDPFETHNTMQRAATRWARAGRVVKVAWAPKGEDFNSVLRTPHETIAGAA; from the coding sequence ATGCGCCAAGATCCTGCCATGGAAGATTGGGTGAATGAGGCGCGGCGGGCCGATATCTGGGCCGCGCTGTGCCACATTTCCCCAGGCCACAGCGCGAAGCTGCGCGGGCAGCGCGCCGTGGGCCCATGCCCAGCCTGTGGCGGTACAGACCGGTTTTCGGTCGATCGCAAAAAGGGGCTGTTCTTCTGCCGCCGTTCGGCCAAGGGCGGCGACGTGATCGCCATGGTGGAATATCTGACCGGGGCTGATTTCCTCGGGGCCTGCGAAACCATCAACGGCACGAAGCCCCCGAGAGGCGAGAGTGGCCGCAAGGTGGATTCAGAACTGCTGGCGCAACGTGAGCAGCTGCGCGCCCGCGAAGCGGAAACCCGCGCGCGGGAAGACAATGAATTCCGCACCCGTGAAATCGCGCGTGCGCATGCCATCTGGAAGGGTGGGGCGGCGCTGCCGGGATCGATCGCCGAATCCTATCTGCGCTTCCGCGGCGTGCAACCGGCGATCGGCGCCAAGATCCGCTCGTATGAGAAGCTGCCATACTGGCACTGCCTGTCTGGCGAATGGCGGGTGATTCATGAGGGGCCGGCGATGGTCGGCGCCATCCAAGGGCCGGATGGGCGCTTTGCCGGGTGCCATATCACCTATATCGACGGCAGCTTCACTTCGCCCTCGGGCAAGGCGCAGATCGTGCAGCCGCAGACCGGCGAGATCCTTGATGCCAAGAAAGTGCGGGGCAGCCCGAAGGGCGGGCATATCCATCTGGGCGGGCCCGAAGCCCCGCGCGAAATTTATATCGGCGAAGGCATCGAGACGGTTTATTCGGTGCGCCAGGCGCTGCGGGGCGAAGACCTGGGTGCCACGGCCTTCTGGTCCTCTATCAATCTCGGCAATATCGGCGGGCGGGCTGAGGACCGGCTGGTGCACCCCACCCGCACGCGCGTGGATAAAAACGGCCGGGTGTCGCGCGTGAAGGTGCCCGGCATTATTCCGGCATGTGAGGAGCGTCTGTTGCTGCCGCCCGTTTCCGCCGATGCGGTGGTGATCCTGGGCGACGGCGACAGCGATCCCTTCGAAACCCACAACACCATGCAGCGCGCCGCCACCCGGTGGGCCCGCGCGGGCCGCGTTGTCAAAGTGGCCTGGGCGCCGAAGGGCGAAGATTTCAATTCTGTGCTGCGCACACCGCATGAAACTATTGCAGGTGCCGCGTGA
- a CDS encoding GcrA family cell cycle regulator, with translation MPLGWTDDRVAQLKTLWAEGKSCSEIAGILGQGLTRNAVIGKVHRLNLQDRAVHPPHSVRPAGEASRPKKSATPISLGGPGLSSPKKPDRAVPAGSFRAARPRMAKPPIPALAPVSHFSELFADGFEGQRGRVAISDPKNHHCRFPIDMPERPVMYCGLQKDDGSSYCAAHRRRCDPDQPRTIRQALAQVHVPTPARFT, from the coding sequence ATGCCTCTCGGATGGACCGATGACCGCGTGGCCCAGCTGAAGACTCTGTGGGCCGAAGGCAAAAGCTGCAGCGAGATCGCTGGTATTCTGGGGCAGGGCCTCACCCGCAACGCGGTGATCGGCAAGGTGCACCGGCTGAACCTGCAGGACCGGGCCGTGCATCCGCCGCATAGTGTGCGGCCGGCCGGCGAAGCTTCGCGCCCGAAAAAATCTGCCACACCGATTTCATTGGGTGGTCCTGGCCTTTCATCTCCCAAAAAACCTGATCGCGCCGTGCCCGCCGGCAGTTTTCGGGCAGCGCGGCCGCGCATGGCAAAGCCTCCCATTCCCGCCTTGGCGCCTGTGAGTCATTTTTCAGAACTCTTTGCCGATGGCTTTGAAGGCCAGCGCGGGCGCGTGGCCATCAGTGACCCGAAGAACCATCATTGCCGATTCCCGATCGACATGCCCGAAAGGCCGGTCATGTATTGCGGGCTGCAGAAGGACGACGGTTCCTCCTATTGCGCGGCGCACCGCCGGCGCTGCGATCCAGATCAACCCCGGACCATCCGTCAGGCGCTCGCCCAGGTGCATGTTCCCACGCCCGCGCGGTTCACATGA
- a CDS encoding ParB/RepB/Spo0J family partition protein, whose protein sequence is MMQDLVPIELEPHELDPGPPPKLDWLPLAKLAIDTDYQREITKHSRLNVKRIAADFSWSKFSPVLVAPVSGGRFAIIDGQHRCTAALTLGYEKVPCCIIKATPEQAAAIFTAVNGNVTAMTTFQLFKAALKAGDEWAHGIDKAAHDAGCHVLRYPVPLLRQKPCSTNAIMLLRQLRDQHGGGLVTHALQCLAAAKDGTSPGVINATRIKAMAHLLISHPGWRTGLAATLQEIGRIDLMGYDMATLGLKLEMKLGDGLSNPDDWAAIKAKVADKLERRLSPPMIATTLRLKYDVVNRAIEELKADA, encoded by the coding sequence ATGATGCAGGATCTTGTCCCGATCGAACTGGAGCCGCACGAGCTTGATCCTGGCCCGCCGCCGAAGCTGGACTGGCTGCCGCTGGCCAAGCTGGCGATCGACACCGACTATCAGCGCGAGATCACCAAGCATTCGCGCCTGAATGTGAAACGCATCGCGGCGGATTTCTCCTGGTCGAAATTCTCGCCGGTTCTGGTGGCCCCGGTGAGCGGCGGGCGCTTTGCCATCATCGATGGCCAGCACCGCTGCACGGCGGCGCTCACACTTGGCTATGAAAAGGTGCCGTGCTGCATCATCAAGGCCACGCCCGAACAGGCCGCTGCCATTTTCACCGCCGTCAACGGCAATGTGACCGCGATGACCACCTTCCAGCTGTTCAAGGCCGCGCTGAAGGCCGGGGATGAATGGGCTCATGGCATTGACAAGGCGGCGCATGATGCCGGTTGCCACGTGTTGCGCTATCCCGTGCCGCTGCTGCGGCAGAAGCCGTGTAGCACCAATGCGATCATGCTGCTGCGCCAGCTGCGCGATCAGCATGGGGGGGGGCTTGTCACCCATGCCCTGCAATGCCTGGCCGCCGCCAAGGATGGCACATCGCCCGGCGTGATCAACGCCACGCGCATCAAGGCCATGGCGCATCTTCTCATCAGCCATCCCGGATGGCGCACCGGCCTTGCGGCCACGCTGCAGGAAATCGGGCGCATCGATCTCATGGGTTATGACATGGCCACGCTGGGGCTGAAGCTCGAAATGAAACTGGGCGACGGCTTGAGCAACCCTGATGACTGGGCTGCGATCAAGGCCAAGGTGGCCGACAAGCTGGAGCGCCGCCTCTCGCCGCCGATGATCGCCACGACGCTGCGCCTGAAATACGACGTGGTGAACCGCGCCATCGAAGAACTCAAGGCGGATGCATGA